One Campylobacter massiliensis DNA window includes the following coding sequences:
- the fliP gene encoding flagellar type III secretion system pore protein FliP (The bacterial flagellar biogenesis protein FliP forms a type III secretion system (T3SS)-type pore required for flagellar assembly.), with amino-acid sequence MTFLLFFIFAAVAIGEDNVTIPTVNLSLSAPTTPTQLVSSLNVLLVLTVLTLAPSLVFMMTSFLRLIIVFSFLRQAMGTQQMPPSTVLISLAMVLTFFIMEPVGKQAYEAGVQPYLSEQIGYQEAFERGVKPFREFMIKNTREKDLALFLRIRNMPNPQSFDDIPLTVVMSAFMISEMKTAFEIAFLLYLPFLVIDMVVSSVLMAMGMMMLPPTMISLPFKLLIFVLVDGWNLLVMNLVKSFH; translated from the coding sequence CTGACGTTCTTGCTGTTTTTTATCTTTGCGGCGGTCGCGATCGGCGAGGATAACGTCACCATCCCGACCGTAAATCTCAGCCTAAGCGCGCCTACTACGCCCACTCAGCTAGTTAGCTCGCTAAACGTCCTACTCGTCCTAACCGTCCTCACGCTCGCTCCTTCGCTAGTTTTTATGATGACCAGCTTTTTGCGGCTCATTATCGTTTTTTCGTTCTTACGACAGGCGATGGGCACGCAGCAGATGCCGCCTTCTACGGTGCTTATTAGCCTTGCGATGGTGCTTACGTTTTTTATCATGGAGCCTGTGGGCAAGCAAGCCTACGAAGCGGGCGTACAGCCCTATCTAAGCGAGCAAATCGGCTATCAAGAGGCCTTTGAGCGCGGCGTGAAGCCGTTTCGCGAGTTTATGATAAAAAATACGCGCGAGAAGGACTTGGCGCTGTTTTTACGCATCAGAAATATGCCAAACCCGCAAAGCTTCGACGATATCCCGCTTACGGTCGTGATGAGCGCGTTTATGATCAGCGAGATGAAAACGGCGTTTGAGATAGCCTTTTTGCTCTATCTGCCGTTTTTGGTCATCGATATGGTCGTTAGCTCCGTGCTTATGGCGATGGGTATGATGATGCTGCCGCCGACGATGATTTCACTGCCGTTTAAGCTGCTTATTTTCGTGCTCGTCGACGGGTGGAATTTGCTCGTCATGAACCTTGTTAAAAGCTTTCATTAG
- the uppS gene encoding polyprenyl diphosphate synthase yields MNELNHLAIIMDGNGRWAKRRGLLRTKGHETGANVVEQMCEFCIDEGVAILSLYAFSTENWKRPKSEVAFLMDLLHKFLLSKRESFIKNGIKFNVIGDESPLSDKLKNEINEIKNATAQNSRLKLNLALNYGAKDEILRAFRRFCEKNGGEFDAQNLTLNLSEDSLQTCLDEPTPIDLLVRTGGEQRLSNFMLWQASYAEFAFTPTLWPDFTREELALITAKFKKKDRRFGGL; encoded by the coding sequence ATGAACGAGCTAAATCACCTAGCTATCATCATGGACGGCAACGGCAGATGGGCCAAGCGCCGCGGTTTGCTACGCACTAAAGGGCACGAAACGGGCGCGAACGTCGTGGAGCAGATGTGCGAGTTTTGCATCGACGAGGGCGTGGCGATACTGAGTCTTTATGCATTTAGCACCGAAAACTGGAAGCGCCCAAAAAGCGAAGTGGCGTTTTTGATGGATCTTTTGCATAAATTTTTGCTCTCAAAACGCGAGAGCTTTATCAAAAACGGTATCAAATTTAACGTCATAGGCGACGAAAGCCCGCTAAGCGATAAGCTAAAAAACGAGATAAATGAGATCAAAAACGCCACCGCGCAAAACTCGCGGCTAAAGCTAAATTTAGCCCTAAACTATGGGGCCAAAGATGAAATTTTAAGAGCTTTTAGGAGATTTTGCGAGAAAAATGGAGGAGAGTTTGACGCCCAAAACCTAACTCTAAATTTAAGCGAAGACAGCCTGCAAACTTGCCTCGATGAGCCCACGCCCATCGACCTTCTCGTGCGCACCGGCGGCGAGCAGAGGCTGTCAAATTTTATGCTTTGGCAGGCTAGCTACGCCGAGTTTGCCTTTACGCCCACGCTTTGGCCCGATTTTACGCGCGAGGAGCTAGCCTTGATAACGGCTAAGTTTAAGAAAAAAGATAGAAGGTTTGGCGGACTATAA
- a CDS encoding PepSY-associated TM helix domain-containing protein, which yields MLSFLKKALRRNQFLFNLHLILSIIFAVPLLIIGVTGAILSYQHELDDLINLNAPKVEKTGEMLSVEKILQSFSEQTGVKQPARLVLPKNENEAVKIYASGSDAYLVDPYTAQIIGKDYGFAFVRTVMSLHRNLGFALTGNKTAGEVGKQIVGASTVAMIVLVISGVWLHFPRIKRKFAEAIKPNFKLKKYALFHNLHTSLGALSAVIYLVICLTGLMWSYRWYNGAVTELFVSAQNLPKEAERKEGAPAKAEGKKNAEYKFSDVQRAYEIFKSSGIEYKEFSLMLAAGDKINVRYYEPDAPSTARPKMATVNVKDSKMAKQKQADGITVGMVKSTNYQLHTGYFFGIAGKILWSAVSLLMALFIFSGFYMTAKRAFKPKKA from the coding sequence TTGCTTTCATTTTTAAAAAAGGCTTTAAGAAGAAATCAGTTTTTGTTTAATCTCCACCTGATTTTATCGATTATTTTTGCCGTTCCGCTACTCATTATCGGCGTTACTGGCGCTATTTTATCGTATCAACACGAGCTTGATGATCTCATAAATTTAAACGCTCCAAAGGTAGAAAAAACGGGCGAAATGCTAAGCGTAGAAAAAATCCTGCAAAGCTTTAGCGAGCAAACGGGCGTTAAACAGCCGGCAAGGCTCGTGCTACCCAAAAACGAAAACGAAGCGGTCAAAATTTATGCTAGCGGTAGCGATGCCTATCTGGTCGATCCGTATACCGCGCAGATCATCGGCAAGGACTACGGATTCGCCTTTGTTCGCACCGTAATGTCGCTGCACCGAAATTTAGGCTTTGCGCTAACAGGTAACAAAACCGCGGGCGAGGTCGGCAAGCAGATCGTAGGCGCTAGTACGGTCGCGATGATAGTGCTCGTGATAAGCGGCGTTTGGCTGCATTTTCCAAGGATAAAACGCAAATTTGCCGAGGCGATAAAGCCTAATTTTAAACTCAAAAAATACGCCCTTTTTCACAACCTACACACGAGTTTAGGCGCCTTAAGCGCGGTGATTTATCTCGTCATCTGTCTAACGGGGCTCATGTGGTCGTACCGCTGGTATAACGGCGCGGTGACTGAGCTTTTCGTTAGCGCGCAAAATTTGCCTAAAGAGGCCGAGCGCAAAGAGGGCGCGCCAGCAAAAGCAGAGGGTAAAAAGAACGCCGAGTATAAATTTAGCGATGTGCAGAGGGCTTACGAGATATTTAAATCAAGCGGCATAGAATATAAGGAATTTAGCCTGATGCTCGCGGCCGGAGATAAGATAAACGTCAGATACTACGAACCTGACGCGCCTAGCACCGCTCGTCCAAAAATGGCGACCGTGAATGTAAAAGATAGCAAGATGGCGAAGCAAAAGCAAGCCGATGGCATAACCGTAGGCATGGTAAAGAGCACGAACTATCAGCTGCATACGGGGTATTTTTTCGGGATTGCTGGTAAAATTTTGTGGTCGGCGGTTTCGCTTTTGATGGCGCTTTTTATCTTTAGCGGCTTTTATATGACGGCAAAAAGGGCGTTTAAGCCAAAAAAGGCTTAG
- a CDS encoding motility protein A yields MDLGSLVGWIVIMVLLLGSMQMGVGIGAYIDIPSVLIVFGGTICALMIGFKMEQIKKLGTFYGIAVKPKTYNLPEIVKKMVEYSTKARRDGILALESDANNETDPFLKKGLSMAVDGNEPDAIRTLLEIDMEQASSRHGDNIKIFEQIAGFAGSMGMIGTLIGLVAMLMNMSDPSAIGPSMAVALITTLYGAMIGNILGSPVANILSIRDKDEGTAKVLMLEGIMAIQAGDNPRTLEMKLLSFLPPKDRVSQFDK; encoded by the coding sequence ATGGATTTAGGTAGCCTCGTCGGTTGGATAGTTATTATGGTGCTTTTGCTCGGTTCCATGCAGATGGGCGTCGGAATCGGAGCTTACATCGATATTCCCTCGGTTTTGATCGTTTTTGGCGGTACGATTTGCGCACTGATGATTGGCTTTAAGATGGAGCAGATAAAAAAGCTAGGCACATTTTACGGCATCGCGGTAAAGCCAAAAACCTACAATCTCCCCGAAATCGTAAAAAAAATGGTCGAATACTCTACAAAGGCCCGCCGCGACGGCATCCTGGCGCTTGAGAGCGATGCAAATAACGAAACAGATCCGTTTCTAAAAAAGGGCCTATCTATGGCGGTTGACGGTAACGAACCGGACGCCATCAGAACGCTGCTTGAGATAGATATGGAACAGGCAAGCTCGCGTCACGGCGATAATATCAAAATTTTCGAACAAATCGCGGGCTTTGCGGGCTCGATGGGTATGATCGGTACGCTCATCGGTCTGGTCGCGATGCTTATGAACATGTCCGATCCTTCGGCTATCGGTCCTTCGATGGCGGTCGCGCTCATTACTACGCTTTACGGTGCGATGATAGGAAACATCCTGGGCTCGCCCGTAGCAAACATCCTAAGTATACGCGACAAGGACGAAGGTACGGCTAAAGTGCTGATGCTAGAGGGTATAATGGCGATCCAAGCGGGCGACAACCCTAGGACGCTCGAGATGAAGCTTCTGTCGTTTTTACCGCCTAAAGACCGCGTTAGTCAGTTTGATAAGTAG
- the coaBC gene encoding bifunctional phosphopantothenoylcysteine decarboxylase/phosphopantothenate--cysteine ligase CoaBC, translated as MLKNKKILLAVCGSIAFYKAYEILSALKKEGADVRVMLSDGALKFCSEAGFEALCEHKILTSRTESWQDGLNHIAYAKTDLILIAPASVNTINKLASGICDNVFMQTLIASPAPLLIAPAANDKMINHFSTRKNFEFLAANGARFIEPVEKTLACGDMGKGALADVSTIIYETKRILTEPKFKGQKVVVTGGATSEKIDDVRAVTNLSSGKMSKALADTFYYAGADVTLIASFETANAPYKTLKFQSSAELKELLRANLTDANLLAMAAAVSDYAPKTKFEGKLKKQNLGEIWTLELAQNGDVLGSMADFKNVKKIGFKMETDAANAMQNAKNMLEKKSLDAVCLNVLGGDINFGSDSTQITFITHRGAQNIALTSKEDAARQIVNLAIKL; from the coding sequence ATGCTAAAAAATAAAAAAATTTTGCTCGCGGTTTGCGGCAGTATCGCGTTTTATAAAGCTTATGAAATTTTATCAGCGCTAAAAAAAGAAGGCGCGGATGTGCGGGTTATGCTTAGCGACGGAGCGCTCAAATTTTGCTCGGAAGCAGGCTTTGAAGCGCTGTGCGAGCATAAAATTTTAACCTCGCGCACGGAGAGTTGGCAGGACGGACTAAACCACATCGCCTACGCCAAAACCGATCTAATCCTCATCGCGCCCGCGAGCGTAAATACGATAAACAAGCTTGCAAGCGGCATTTGCGATAACGTCTTCATGCAAACTCTGATCGCTAGCCCCGCTCCCCTACTCATCGCGCCGGCAGCCAACGACAAAATGATAAATCACTTCTCCACGCGCAAAAATTTCGAATTTTTAGCGGCAAACGGCGCGAGATTTATCGAGCCAGTAGAAAAAACCCTAGCCTGCGGCGATATGGGCAAAGGCGCGCTGGCAGACGTTTCGACGATCATCTACGAAACCAAAAGAATACTAACGGAGCCAAAATTTAAAGGACAAAAGGTGGTCGTAACGGGCGGCGCCACGAGCGAAAAGATCGACGACGTAAGAGCCGTGACGAATCTATCTAGCGGCAAGATGTCAAAAGCGCTGGCGGACACCTTTTACTACGCAGGCGCGGACGTGACGCTCATAGCTAGCTTTGAGACGGCAAACGCGCCCTATAAAACGCTCAAATTTCAAAGCTCGGCGGAGTTAAAAGAGCTGCTACGCGCAAATTTGACGGACGCAAATTTGCTCGCGATGGCGGCTGCGGTTAGCGACTACGCTCCGAAAACCAAATTTGAAGGCAAGCTAAAAAAGCAAAACTTAGGCGAAATTTGGACGCTAGAACTAGCGCAAAATGGCGATGTTTTGGGCTCGATGGCGGATTTTAAAAACGTCAAAAAAATCGGCTTTAAAATGGAAACGGACGCTGCAAACGCCATGCAAAACGCAAAAAATATGCTTGAAAAAAAGAGCCTCGACGCCGTTTGTCTAAACGTGCTGGGCGGCGATATAAATTTCGGCTCGGATAGCACGCAAATCACATTTATCACGCATCGAGGCGCGCAAAATATCGCGCTAACGTCCAAAGAGGACGCGGCGCGGCAAATCGTAAATTTAGCAATCAAGCTATGA
- the glmU gene encoding bifunctional UDP-N-acetylglucosamine diphosphorylase/glucosamine-1-phosphate N-acetyltransferase GlmU, with protein sequence MSDIGVVVLAAGLGTRMKSTKPKVLFELCGEPMIIHILRKAYEISSDVSVVLSYQKELVGAKIKEIFPQTKIYEQNLKDFPGTAGALKNIPLNSKKTLILCGDMPLIKTNDLIRLSAGNSDIALSVFEAADPYGYGRVIINNGKVEAIVEQKDATETQKMIKSANAGCYCFKSEVLREILPLIGNENSQKEFYLTDAIKIANERGLKCWAISVEEQNFMGINDKFQLSIAQNLMQEEIKKNLMKAGVLMRLPNSVYIDSRAKFEGECELQENVSIVGECLIKNSVIKSGSVVESSVIEDSDVGPLAHLRPKCEIKNTHIGNFVELKAARLNGVKAGHLSYLGDCEIGCGTNVGCGTITCNYDGKAKHKTIIGKNVFIGSDTQLIAPVKVGDDVLIAAGSTVTSDVPSGALAISRTKQVNKEGFFYKFFNDKKSDENAKK encoded by the coding sequence ATGAGCGATATTGGCGTAGTGGTGCTTGCCGCGGGGCTTGGCACGAGGATGAAATCAACCAAACCAAAGGTGCTTTTCGAGCTTTGCGGAGAGCCGATGATTATCCATATTTTGCGCAAGGCTTATGAGATCAGTAGCGACGTGAGCGTGGTTTTGAGCTATCAAAAAGAGCTAGTGGGAGCCAAAATCAAAGAAATTTTCCCTCAAACTAAAATTTACGAACAAAATTTAAAAGATTTTCCGGGCACTGCTGGCGCGCTAAAAAACATCCCGCTAAATAGCAAAAAAACGCTGATTTTGTGCGGAGATATGCCGCTTATAAAAACCAACGACCTAATCCGCCTAAGCGCGGGCAACTCAGACATCGCGCTAAGCGTTTTTGAGGCGGCAGATCCGTACGGCTACGGCCGCGTAATCATAAATAACGGCAAAGTAGAAGCCATCGTTGAGCAAAAAGACGCGACCGAGACGCAAAAAATGATAAAAAGCGCAAATGCCGGTTGCTACTGCTTTAAAAGCGAAGTTTTGCGCGAGATTTTGCCTCTCATCGGCAACGAAAACTCGCAGAAAGAATTTTACCTAACCGACGCGATAAAAATCGCAAACGAGCGCGGTCTAAAGTGCTGGGCCATCAGCGTCGAAGAGCAAAATTTCATGGGTATAAACGATAAATTTCAGCTCAGTATCGCCCAAAATTTGATGCAGGAGGAGATCAAGAAAAATTTGATGAAAGCGGGCGTGCTAATGCGTCTGCCAAATAGCGTCTATATCGACTCTAGAGCAAAATTTGAAGGCGAATGCGAACTGCAAGAAAACGTAAGCATCGTCGGAGAGTGCCTCATCAAAAACTCCGTCATCAAAAGCGGCTCGGTCGTAGAAAGCTCCGTCATCGAGGACTCTGACGTCGGCCCTCTAGCGCACCTGCGCCCAAAATGCGAGATCAAAAACACTCACATCGGAAATTTCGTCGAGCTAAAGGCAGCCAGGCTAAACGGCGTCAAAGCAGGCCACCTAAGCTATCTTGGCGACTGCGAGATAGGCTGCGGCACAAACGTAGGCTGCGGCACGATCACGTGCAACTACGACGGCAAAGCCAAACACAAAACGATCATCGGCAAAAACGTCTTTATCGGCTCGGACACGCAGCTCATAGCTCCCGTAAAAGTCGGCGACGACGTACTAATCGCCGCGGGCAGCACCGTAACTAGCGACGTACCAAGCGGCGCGCTAGCCATCAGCCGCACGAAACAGGTAAATAAAGAAGGCTTTTTCTATAAATTCTTTAACGACAAGAAAAGCGACGAAAATGCTAAAAAATAA
- a CDS encoding prepilin peptidase, producing MIFAVLFFILGAVVGSFSNVLIYRMPRGESINFPASHCQSCKTPLKPYHNVPIFAWLFLRGKCAFCGEKISFQYPLVELASALLCVLAYFYETRGLEMFADGFYGAIFKAAMLGICFILLLALSLIDFRYKAVPDPLLFASVAFSLLYGFNLPTSFDSEGLLRAFDSFINAAIFMFAFWLLRAVVSLALKREAMGSADIFIAGVMGAILGIKLGLMAIYVSALLTLPAYVIVRKRGYELPFVPFLSLATLIVYAFKDWFIYILGLIYG from the coding sequence ATGATTTTCGCCGTTTTATTTTTTATATTGGGCGCCGTAGTCGGCAGTTTTAGCAACGTCTTAATCTACCGCATGCCGCGTGGCGAGAGCATAAATTTCCCCGCCTCGCACTGCCAAAGCTGTAAAACGCCGCTAAAGCCGTATCACAACGTCCCGATTTTCGCGTGGCTGTTTTTGCGCGGCAAATGCGCGTTTTGCGGCGAAAAAATCAGCTTTCAGTATCCGCTCGTAGAACTCGCTAGCGCCCTACTTTGCGTGCTTGCGTATTTTTATGAAACGCGCGGGCTAGAGATGTTTGCAGACGGCTTTTACGGCGCGATTTTCAAGGCGGCGATGCTTGGTATCTGCTTTATCTTGCTGCTAGCGCTTAGCCTTATTGATTTTCGCTACAAAGCCGTTCCCGATCCGCTGCTTTTTGCCAGCGTCGCATTTTCGCTACTTTACGGATTTAATCTTCCCACCTCTTTTGACTCGGAGGGGCTTTTACGCGCATTTGATTCGTTTATAAACGCCGCGATTTTTATGTTTGCTTTTTGGCTACTTCGCGCAGTCGTTAGTCTAGCTCTTAAGCGCGAAGCCATGGGTTCTGCAGATATTTTTATTGCGGGCGTTATGGGTGCGATTTTGGGTATCAAGCTCGGTCTCATGGCGATCTACGTCTCGGCGCTGCTGACGCTGCCCGCATACGTTATCGTACGAAAGCGCGGATACGAGCTGCCTTTCGTGCCGTTTTTGAGCCTTGCTACGCTTATAGTTTATGCGTTTAAGGATTGGTTTATCTACATCTTGGGGCTCATTTATGGATAG
- a CDS encoding TolC family protein, whose translation MKKIYIFLSFCVFLVGSEIKFDGNLPELILAAQSSNLAQISNYEPQKAQLQKEAVKSAYMPSLTIDGGYSFLSGDINVLRPQRAATARVILELAVYDGGKREALLSSLSHLSAAEILKNEDYQNLLAFNATKLYFSFLSLGELATAKEGEINYLKNALNRLEKYYHAGLSDESEYEAINARYAMALAERLEITQNQNEIKNQIYALTGRDIKPVAGSRIAFLDDENSAPQKSTKPELEALRLNFAAALEDEKITASETNPQIFIKNTYTFMRTHYDRNLLPAQYRSALEPYFDDFFKPNLNTNELILGFSWKAFDFGANKKRREIKRISALQAKLNLDQKRLQNELNLANIKNDLKTLKQKIAAGESALNSAQTSLNAVSKKYEAGLLGYVEFLNATAQSFSAGSALELSKSKFEIKKAEYLYERGGKIAENIEKTERK comes from the coding sequence ATGAAAAAAATTTATATATTTTTGAGTTTTTGCGTTTTTTTAGTCGGTTCGGAGATTAAATTTGACGGAAATTTGCCCGAGCTGATTTTGGCTGCGCAAAGTTCAAATTTAGCTCAAATCTCAAACTACGAACCGCAAAAAGCGCAGCTACAAAAAGAGGCCGTAAAAAGTGCATATATGCCAAGTCTCACGATCGACGGTGGATACAGCTTTTTAAGCGGCGACATCAACGTCCTGCGCCCGCAAAGAGCCGCCACGGCAAGGGTGATTTTGGAGCTTGCTGTTTATGACGGCGGCAAGCGCGAAGCCCTGCTAAGCTCGCTTTCACATCTTAGCGCGGCTGAAATTTTAAAAAACGAGGATTATCAAAACCTGCTCGCGTTTAATGCGACCAAGCTTTATTTTAGCTTTTTGTCGCTGGGTGAGCTCGCGACCGCAAAAGAAGGCGAGATAAACTACCTAAAAAACGCTCTAAATAGACTGGAAAAATACTACCACGCGGGGCTTAGCGACGAGAGCGAGTATGAAGCGATAAATGCTAGATACGCCATGGCGCTCGCCGAACGCCTCGAAATCACGCAAAATCAAAACGAGATAAAAAATCAAATTTACGCGCTAACGGGCAGAGATATAAAGCCTGTGGCGGGCTCTAGGATCGCTTTTTTGGACGATGAAAACTCCGCGCCGCAAAAGAGCACAAAGCCAGAGCTTGAGGCGCTTAGGCTAAATTTCGCTGCGGCCTTGGAGGATGAAAAGATAACCGCGTCCGAGACGAACCCGCAAATTTTTATCAAAAACACATACACCTTTATGCGCACTCACTACGATAGAAATTTGCTGCCGGCGCAGTATAGAAGCGCGCTGGAGCCGTATTTCGACGACTTTTTTAAGCCAAATTTAAATACAAACGAGCTGATTTTGGGCTTTAGCTGGAAGGCGTTTGATTTTGGCGCGAACAAAAAGCGGCGCGAGATAAAGCGCATAAGCGCGCTACAAGCGAAGCTAAATCTGGATCAAAAGCGCTTGCAAAACGAGCTAAATTTAGCAAATATCAAAAACGACCTAAAGACGCTCAAACAAAAGATAGCTGCGGGCGAAAGCGCGCTAAACTCGGCGCAAACCTCGCTAAATGCCGTTAGTAAAAAGTATGAAGCCGGGCTGCTTGGGTACGTCGAGTTTTTAAACGCGACCGCGCAGAGCTTTAGCGCAGGTAGCGCGCTGGAGCTAAGCAAGAGTAAATTTGAGATCAAAAAGGCGGAGTATCTATACGAGCGCGGCGGCAAAATCGCTGAAAATATCGAAAAAACGGAGCGCAAATGA
- a CDS encoding OmpA/MotB family protein: MAKKLIDPGDCPKCLPEWLAAFGDLMSLLLCFFVLLLSMSTMDAKKLEAAIGSLSGALGVLEGGAKPDVSAEQNQDDHATSNKERTGVKSNFEQTLRSINELLHASGSPEVTFEESESGFVIRLPANLLFAKDSAQLQNDDALLFLKRIAMVIAKLPPDVVANVIGHTDSEQPASTEFRDNWQLSSARAISVVSELIKDGVDPKKLTASAKAEFEPFATNFTEQGREKNRRVEIHFVSLNLDDKAKTQKSILDAQE; the protein is encoded by the coding sequence ATGGCTAAAAAGTTAATCGATCCGGGCGACTGCCCCAAATGCTTACCCGAGTGGCTCGCGGCGTTTGGCGACTTGATGTCGCTTCTGCTTTGCTTTTTTGTACTGCTTCTTTCTATGAGTACGATGGATGCGAAAAAGCTAGAAGCCGCGATCGGCTCGCTAAGCGGGGCTTTGGGCGTGCTTGAGGGCGGCGCGAAACCGGACGTCAGCGCCGAACAAAACCAAGACGACCACGCCACCTCAAACAAAGAGCGCACTGGTGTGAAATCAAATTTCGAACAAACCCTGCGCTCTATCAACGAGCTTTTGCATGCTAGCGGCTCGCCTGAGGTTACGTTTGAGGAGAGCGAGAGCGGGTTTGTGATCAGGCTGCCGGCAAATTTACTCTTTGCAAAAGATAGCGCCCAGCTGCAAAATGACGATGCTCTGCTGTTTTTAAAACGTATCGCGATGGTGATAGCAAAGTTGCCTCCGGACGTCGTGGCAAACGTGATCGGGCACACCGACAGCGAGCAGCCAGCGTCTACCGAGTTTAGAGACAACTGGCAGCTATCGTCGGCTAGAGCTATCAGCGTAGTTAGCGAGCTCATCAAAGACGGCGTCGATCCTAAAAAACTAACTGCGTCCGCAAAGGCCGAATTTGAGCCGTTTGCGACGAATTTCACCGAGCAGGGCAGGGAGAAAAACCGCAGGGTCGAGATCCACTTTGTTTCGTTAAATTTAGACGACAAAGCCAAAACGCAAAAAAGCATACTGGACGCGCAGGAGTAA
- a CDS encoding efflux RND transporter periplasmic adaptor subunit yields the protein MNKILLFLLSAAVALCAQDKIYASFDVAPAKDAQLALKAVGIIKAVNIEIGSAVKRGDVLLELENESEKLAVKLAQNDLESAQTAKAHAKSVLDKFKLVQSVSSKQAFENAEFDFKNAALAENRAHLALNLAQKRLEDTRLLAPFDGTISAKSIEVGEGVGGVAQKLMSIFSYPDVKLKLSFDEKFKDRVKIGSEFVYKLDGENKERRGEISLIYPTIDTKNGKIYAEVQARNLTPGLFGEGYIVSDSQVETDTEPKNKDKNKTFGHKFEGFKNDGLAGAKFDVEKTSFSVARFSTLASQTKSEINLSSNSAYCVKFDSAAKNANLTGTLNLSHKQGGINLNAESDAAQILLAAKRQMLFAGRGGWANLTQKPILMKARNV from the coding sequence ATGAATAAAATTTTACTATTTTTACTGAGCGCGGCGGTTGCGCTTTGCGCGCAGGATAAAATTTACGCGAGCTTTGACGTCGCGCCCGCAAAAGACGCGCAGCTCGCGCTAAAAGCCGTAGGTATCATAAAGGCCGTAAACATAGAAATAGGCTCCGCGGTAAAGCGCGGCGACGTGCTGCTTGAGCTTGAAAACGAGAGCGAAAAGCTAGCCGTAAAGCTCGCTCAAAACGACCTAGAGAGCGCGCAGACGGCAAAAGCTCACGCAAAAAGCGTGCTGGATAAATTTAAGCTCGTTCAAAGCGTGAGCTCGAAGCAGGCTTTTGAAAATGCGGAGTTTGATTTTAAAAACGCCGCGCTAGCCGAAAACAGAGCGCATCTGGCGCTAAATTTGGCACAAAAGCGGCTAGAAGACACGCGGCTGCTCGCGCCTTTTGACGGGACGATCTCGGCCAAGAGTATCGAGGTCGGCGAGGGTGTTGGCGGCGTAGCACAAAAGCTGATGTCGATCTTTTCGTATCCGGACGTGAAGCTCAAACTTAGCTTTGATGAAAAATTTAAAGACCGCGTGAAAATCGGCAGTGAATTTGTCTATAAACTAGACGGCGAAAATAAGGAAAGACGCGGCGAGATCAGCCTCATCTATCCGACTATCGACACGAAAAACGGCAAAATTTACGCCGAAGTGCAGGCACGAAATTTAACGCCGGGGCTTTTTGGCGAGGGATATATCGTCTCGGATTCGCAGGTTGAAACGGATACCGAGCCTAAAAACAAGGACAAAAATAAAACATTTGGGCATAAATTTGAAGGCTTTAAAAACGATGGGCTAGCAGGCGCGAAATTTGACGTAGAAAAAACTAGCTTCAGCGTAGCGCGGTTTTCAACTTTAGCGTCGCAAACGAAAAGCGAGATAAATTTGAGCTCAAATTCTGCGTACTGCGTTAAATTTGACTCCGCCGCAAAAAATGCAAATTTGACGGGCACGTTAAATTTATCGCATAAACAAGGCGGCATAAATTTAAACGCCGAATCTGACGCGGCACAAATTTTACTAGCCGCTAAACGCCAAATGCTTTTTGCGGGGCGGGGAGGCTGGGCAAATTTGACGCAAAAGCCCATTTTAATGAAGGCCCGAAATGTATAA